A genomic stretch from Candidatus Methylacidiphilales bacterium includes:
- a CDS encoding autotransporter-associated beta strand repeat-containing protein — protein sequence SAGLLNLSNALALQNSTLAANSAFTNSGIIFSSTVSGNAFTLGGLTGSGNLALQNNASTPAAITLSVGNNGSSTTYSGVLSGPGSLVKVGAGTLILTGFNTYAGSTTISGGTLRLKAPPILPTGLKIMPVGDSITFGYNGTNAGYRGPLYNLLKNIAPGLLYVGSSVQGNVTVTGPQMLPLDQRHNEGHSSYTISDINNNLDGLDLTEFNIYGGAERDPNGGHWLDGVADTNSPNYRLPLYPDIITLMIGTNNTNDTDRAAVQTQLHALITKITTMRPNTKLIVAQITPSTRPNVVSYNAAVASEVASFQAAGKQVSMVDLYTNFPTGGLTGDGIHPNDTGFNFMANQWYNGILAVVTPVGKGVSSSLPTTSPVAIAGGATLDLDGAQAAVCQISGSGTLMLGSGGILTAVNTAGNDTTFSGPISGSGNLIKTGTGTWTLTGSCNYTGTTQISGGVLNLSGTLANNSTFDVFSGATLNLAGGTITTNSIHIHSGGALSGTGTINATIINDNSPYNAWKNLKFSSSDLADPAISGDTADPNRDGIPNLLAYALHLEPKNPNTGGFPVAGETNAGGNNYLTLNYTQLNWVTEINYLVEVSSDLATWNSGPPYTALVSSLDNGDGTSTVVAQDLTPMNAATKRFIRLRITKL from the coding sequence AGCGCCGGGCTTCTGAATCTCTCGAATGCGCTCGCCCTCCAAAACAGCACATTGGCGGCCAACAGCGCCTTTACAAACAGCGGCATCATCTTTTCCTCCACTGTGTCCGGCAACGCCTTCACTCTCGGCGGGCTGACTGGCAGCGGCAACCTCGCCCTTCAAAACAATGCCTCCACTCCCGCAGCCATCACCCTGTCGGTCGGGAATAACGGCAGCAGCACGACCTATTCCGGCGTGTTGAGCGGGCCCGGATCCCTGGTCAAAGTCGGTGCTGGAACGCTCATACTTACCGGTTTCAACACCTATGCCGGCTCCACCACGATCAGCGGCGGTACGCTGCGCTTGAAAGCACCGCCGATTTTGCCCACAGGCCTGAAGATCATGCCCGTCGGGGACTCAATCACATTCGGCTACAACGGCACCAATGCCGGTTATCGCGGACCGCTTTACAACCTGCTCAAGAATATTGCGCCGGGCCTTCTCTATGTTGGAAGTTCCGTCCAGGGGAATGTCACGGTGACCGGTCCGCAAATGTTGCCTCTGGACCAGCGCCATAACGAGGGGCACAGCTCCTATACCATTTCAGACATCAATAACAACCTGGACGGATTGGATCTCACCGAGTTTAACATATATGGCGGCGCGGAACGTGACCCCAATGGCGGGCACTGGCTCGACGGGGTCGCAGATACCAACAGCCCGAACTATCGTCTTCCTCTCTATCCCGACATCATCACCCTGATGATCGGCACCAACAACACCAATGATACAGATCGGGCCGCGGTCCAAACCCAGTTGCACGCCCTCATCACGAAAATCACCACGATGCGCCCAAATACCAAACTCATCGTCGCTCAGATCACCCCGTCCACCCGGCCCAACGTCGTCAGCTACAACGCCGCCGTGGCAAGCGAGGTCGCGAGCTTTCAGGCTGCCGGCAAACAAGTCAGCATGGTCGATCTGTACACCAATTTCCCGACGGGAGGGCTTACCGGCGACGGAATACACCCTAACGATACGGGCTTCAATTTTATGGCGAACCAATGGTATAACGGCATTCTCGCCGTCGTCACCCCCGTCGGCAAAGGTGTTTCCTCTTCCCTTCCCACGACTTCGCCCGTGGCCATCGCAGGTGGAGCCACCTTGGATCTGGATGGCGCTCAAGCCGCTGTCTGCCAGATTTCCGGAAGCGGCACCCTCATGCTCGGAAGCGGTGGGATTCTCACCGCCGTCAATACGGCCGGAAATGACACGACCTTTTCCGGTCCAATCTCAGGTTCCGGAAATCTGATCAAAACGGGCACCGGGACCTGGACCCTCACCGGATCCTGCAATTATACCGGCACAACACAGATCTCAGGAGGCGTGCTCAATCTCAGTGGCACACTTGCAAACAACAGCACTTTCGATGTCTTCAGCGGTGCGACACTAAACCTGGCCGGCGGCACGATCACAACCAACTCGATTCACATCCACAGCGGCGGCGCCTTAAGCGGTACCGGCACCATCAATGCCACCATCATCAATGATAACAGCCCTTACAACGCCTGGAAGAATCTGAAGTTCTCATCGTCAGATCTTGCCGACCCGGCAATCAGCGGGGACACCGCAGATCCGAACCGCGACGGCATTCCAAACCTGCTGGCATACGCGCTCCATCTCGAGCCCAAGAACCCAAACACGGGCGGTTTCCCCGTCGCAGGGGAAACCAATGCAGGCGGGAACAATTACCTCACGCTCAATTACACCCAGCTCAACTGGGTGACCGAAATCAACTATCTCGTGGAAGTATCCAGTGACTTGGCCACATGGAATTCCGGCCCCCCTTACACGGCTCTTGTCAGCTCATTAGACAACGGCGATGGCACCAGTACCGTCGTGGCACAAGACCTGACGCCGATGAACGCCGCAACCAAACGGTTCATCCGCCTGAGAATAACAAAGCTTTAG
- a CDS encoding aldo/keto reductase: MIRDPIAIDPARLPSRLLASGARMPAIGLGTFGSDSVSGEVIAEAVLDAGHLGYRHFDCAAVYSNEHLIGPALKKLIADGVKREELWITSKLWNDKHGEKDVIPAFHQSLKDLQLDYLDLYLVHWPFPNFHPPGCDVNFHDPNAKPYIHEKFMSTWRQLEKLVDRGLVRHIGTSNMTIPKLKLVLRDARIRPACNEMELHPHFQQPRLFAYVREQGVEPIGYCPLGSPGRPERDRTPEDTSPTEDPVILDIAKAHGVHPAEICLKWAVQRGQTPIPFSAKRRNYLANLRAVTQDPLTDIEMKAIARLDRNCRLIKGQVFCWKENQSWEDLWDVNDVITPA, encoded by the coding sequence ATGATCCGAGATCCTATCGCTATTGATCCTGCACGGCTTCCCTCGCGCCTTCTGGCCTCCGGTGCGCGGATGCCCGCCATCGGGTTGGGCACCTTCGGCTCCGACTCGGTCAGCGGCGAGGTTATTGCCGAAGCGGTATTAGATGCCGGACACCTCGGTTACCGGCACTTCGATTGTGCCGCCGTTTACTCCAACGAGCATCTGATCGGCCCTGCTCTTAAAAAACTTATCGCCGACGGAGTGAAACGGGAGGAACTTTGGATCACCTCGAAATTGTGGAATGACAAACACGGCGAGAAGGATGTCATTCCGGCATTCCACCAATCGCTGAAAGACCTTCAACTCGACTATCTGGATCTCTATCTGGTACATTGGCCCTTTCCGAATTTTCATCCGCCCGGCTGTGATGTGAATTTCCACGACCCCAACGCCAAACCTTACATTCATGAGAAATTCATGAGCACATGGCGACAGCTCGAAAAATTGGTGGATCGAGGCCTCGTCCGCCATATCGGCACTTCGAACATGACAATTCCCAAACTCAAACTCGTTTTGCGCGACGCCCGGATTCGTCCCGCATGCAACGAAATGGAACTTCATCCTCATTTTCAACAGCCCAGGCTTTTTGCCTATGTCAGGGAGCAGGGCGTCGAGCCCATCGGTTACTGTCCGCTCGGTTCACCGGGCCGACCTGAACGTGATCGCACGCCGGAAGACACTTCGCCCACGGAAGATCCTGTCATTCTAGATATTGCGAAGGCGCATGGCGTTCATCCTGCCGAGATTTGTTTGAAGTGGGCCGTGCAACGCGGCCAGACGCCCATTCCGTTCTCTGCCAAACGGCGCAACTACCTTGCCAACTTGCGTGCGGTGACGCAGGATCCGCTCACGGACATCGAAATGAAAGCAATTGCCAGGCTCGACCGCAACTGCCGCCTGATCAAAGGCCAGGTCTTCTGCTGGAAGGAAAACCAATCCTGGGAAGATCTCTGGGACGTCAACGATGTCATTACTCCTGCTTAA
- a CDS encoding zinc-binding dehydrogenase has product MPTPTLPDQMQGAILPGNSTTKLECFAVPTPGHGEVLIRMKASTICGSDIRCIYHEHLGKGPEGYQGVIAGHEPCGQIVKVGPGCREFREKDRVIVYHISGCGVCNDCRRGYMISCTSEKYRRAYGWQRDGGMAQYLLAEEKDLVHLPDELSYADGAQVACGFGTVYEGLEKIGISGNDAVLITGLGPVGLATAALCRKLGASKIIGIDVVEDRMKLARDLNLCDETLKSGPDNVEEVRKLTGGHGVERAVDCSAHPAARATAIRATRKWGRIVLLGEGGKLEINPSPDMIHDQKTLYGSWVTSIWRMEELVERLVRWKLYPSELITHRFAIDQVSEAYALMASGKCGKVAVCFDEELSKA; this is encoded by the coding sequence ATGCCCACTCCAACCCTCCCCGATCAAATGCAAGGTGCCATTCTCCCCGGCAACAGCACCACCAAACTTGAATGTTTTGCCGTCCCCACTCCCGGACATGGCGAAGTTCTGATCCGCATGAAAGCCTCCACGATATGCGGCTCCGACATCCGCTGCATTTACCATGAACACCTGGGCAAGGGGCCCGAAGGATATCAGGGAGTGATTGCAGGCCATGAACCCTGCGGCCAAATCGTCAAGGTCGGCCCCGGTTGCCGGGAATTCAGGGAAAAGGATCGCGTGATCGTTTATCACATTTCCGGCTGCGGTGTCTGCAATGATTGCCGCCGCGGCTACATGATCTCATGCACCAGCGAAAAGTATAGGCGCGCGTACGGCTGGCAGCGCGACGGCGGCATGGCACAATACCTTCTGGCCGAGGAAAAGGATCTGGTACATCTTCCTGACGAACTTTCCTATGCGGATGGCGCGCAGGTGGCCTGCGGCTTTGGCACCGTTTATGAAGGGTTGGAAAAAATCGGCATCAGCGGCAATGACGCGGTGCTTATCACCGGCCTTGGCCCGGTCGGCCTGGCCACGGCCGCACTCTGCCGCAAGCTGGGCGCATCGAAGATCATCGGCATCGATGTCGTTGAGGATCGGATGAAGCTCGCCCGCGATCTGAACCTTTGCGATGAAACTTTGAAATCAGGCCCGGACAATGTTGAGGAAGTGCGAAAGCTGACCGGCGGCCACGGCGTCGAGCGGGCGGTTGATTGCTCCGCCCATCCGGCGGCGCGGGCCACGGCCATTCGCGCCACGCGCAAGTGGGGCCGCATCGTTCTTCTTGGCGAAGGCGGCAAACTTGAGATCAATCCGTCCCCCGACATGATTCACGACCAGAAAACGCTTTACGGCTCGTGGGTCACCTCCATCTGGCGGATGGAGGAACTCGTCGAGCGGCTCGTGCGCTGGAAGTTGTATCCCAGCGAACTCATCACGCACCGTTTTGCCATCGATCAGGTTTCCGAAGCCTATGCGCTCATGGCCTCGGGCAAATGCGGCAAGGTGGCGGTTTGTTTTGACGAGGAACTCTCGAAAGCCTGA
- a CDS encoding glycoside hydrolase family protein, giving the protein MFFPALALPGLACAALVSTGFAQGTNSGTGKTLIDYFLPMPIEGSLVSDVWGAPGVFPRDPKNGLEDVTMKKWCYWDGQIIKGTDGKYHMFASRWNQARGHFGWTGSVAVHAVSDNVIGPYVDKGLCWPDNLSGKGHNVTALVLTDGSYAILVSDTRPGDVFVSKSLDGPWKMLGSIRVDANGFRRPSMQNLSIMVRPDGDYMIVPRSGAILISKDGILGPYKVQGPSIYPQIPGLPGSNLEDPVVWYSGGLYHIIVNCWNQRKAFHLTSSDGINNWTNRGSAYDPLKDFLRYTDGTLNHWDKMERPGVLIEDGHVTHFTFAVVDVPKKEELGNDMHGSKVIVVPFDGAALDRDLQSAADRALKAPQPAVSLGVDSQCRTGL; this is encoded by the coding sequence ATGTTTTTTCCAGCGCTGGCTTTGCCCGGGTTGGCCTGTGCCGCCTTGGTTTCGACAGGTTTCGCGCAGGGGACAAATTCCGGCACCGGCAAGACCCTTATCGATTATTTTCTTCCGATGCCCATCGAGGGCTCCCTGGTGTCTGATGTCTGGGGTGCTCCCGGTGTTTTCCCGCGCGATCCAAAGAACGGCCTTGAAGATGTAACCATGAAAAAGTGGTGCTATTGGGACGGGCAGATTATCAAGGGAACGGATGGCAAATATCACATGTTCGCCAGCCGCTGGAACCAGGCCCGGGGCCATTTCGGTTGGACCGGTTCCGTGGCTGTACACGCGGTCAGCGACAACGTCATTGGGCCTTATGTGGACAAAGGGCTTTGCTGGCCGGATAATCTGAGTGGGAAAGGCCACAATGTGACGGCACTTGTCCTAACAGATGGCAGTTATGCCATTCTTGTCAGCGATACAAGGCCTGGTGATGTTTTTGTTTCCAAATCGCTGGATGGCCCCTGGAAGATGCTGGGCTCGATTCGGGTGGATGCAAACGGGTTCCGCAGGCCGTCCATGCAAAACCTGAGCATTATGGTTCGTCCGGATGGCGACTACATGATCGTACCCCGCTCAGGCGCCATTCTGATCAGCAAGGACGGCATCCTGGGACCCTACAAGGTCCAGGGACCCTCCATCTATCCACAAATTCCCGGTTTGCCGGGGAGCAACCTGGAGGACCCTGTTGTTTGGTACAGCGGCGGTTTGTATCATATTATTGTCAATTGCTGGAACCAGCGAAAGGCATTTCATCTGACGTCATCCGACGGCATTAACAACTGGACCAACAGGGGATCGGCTTACGATCCACTCAAGGATTTTCTCCGTTATACGGATGGCACGCTCAACCATTGGGATAAGATGGAACGTCCTGGGGTGCTCATTGAAGACGGACATGTGACTCATTTTACATTTGCCGTAGTGGATGTTCCAAAAAAGGAGGAATTGGGAAACGATATGCACGGCAGCAAGGTTATCGTTGTTCCATTCGACGGCGCAGCCCTCGATCGCGATCTGCAATCCGCCGCCGATCGTGCATTAAAAGCGCCGCAACCGGCTGTTTCCCTGGGCGTTGACTCCCAATGCCGCACAGGACTTTGA